AGCGAGCGCGCCATGCAAATCCACCTGCAGCGCATCGTCGGCGCCTATGTCGGATCGGCCCACGGCGCCGGCCAGTTCTACTCCCGCGCAGTGACCGAAGCGCGTGACGCGACCGCCAAGCTTGCCAACGACAGCCGCGACGAAGATCTCGACGGTCCCGTTGGTTTTGACAGCGCCGCGCAGCGCAAACGAGAATTCGCGGCCGACATGGCCCTCCAGGCCCACGCGCTCCGCATGGCGGCCGAGGGCGCCGTCACCGCCTACGAGCAGATCGTTGGCGAAACCTGGAAGCCGTTCGAACGGCAGATCGAGCACGCCGGCGAGACCGTCGGTCGCAAGGCCGCCAAACTTCAGATGGAGTCTTTCGGCTAGCCATTCGGGCGGGGCATGGCCCCGCCCTTTTCACTCCCGACGAAAAGGCCGGTCCTCGCGGGCCGGCCTTTTCGCATGTCACGCGCGGCGGCGGCGCTGCAATCTGAAAACCAATAGAAAAGAGAAGACCAGCCGACACCCATCGCGGCCCCGTCCCGGGTGATGGTCCTGCTTCGGCTGGTTTGTCCCCGCAACGGCTCCGCCGTCCTCCACTGCGTTGCGGCCCTCCCAACAAAATCCTGGTTCTGCGATCCGCACCGATCCGGGTGCGCGGACCTCCCAGTCCTGCGCGGGCGGACCCCGTGACGGGGCCGCGATGGGCGCGGCCTCCAACGGAGGTCATGATCATGAGCCGAAAAGAGGAAAAATCTCGCGCGGACATCTACGCGCGCATCACCGATCGCATTGTCGCCGATCTCGAGCGCGGCGTTCGTCCATGGACGCAGCCCTGGACGGTCGCCGATACCGCTGGCCGCATCACTCGGCCGCTCCGCTACAACGGCCAACCCTATAGCGGTGTGAACGTCATCCTGTTGTGGTCCGAGGCGGTCGCGCGCGGCTTCACCTCGCCGACATGGATGACCTTCAAACAGGCGGCCGAACTGGGCGGCCACGTCCGCAAAGGCGAGACGGGCAGCGTTGTGGTTTACGCCAGTCGGTTCACAAAGACCGAGACGGACGGCAATGGCGATGAGGTCGAGCGCGATGTCCCGTTCCTCAAGGCCTATACCGTCTTCTGCGTCGATCAGATCGATGGCCTGCCTGAGCACTATTACGGTCGGCCGGCGACGGTCTCGACGCCGATCGAGCGCAACGCGCACGCCGACGCGTTCTTCGCTAACACCGGCGCTGTCGTCCGACATGGCGGCATAATGGCGTTTTATGCGCCCTCCTCCGATCACATCCAGATGCCACCGCTCGAAAGTTTTCGCGACGCGGAGTCGTATGTCGCCGTCCGAG
The Bradyrhizobium sp. PSBB068 DNA segment above includes these coding regions:
- a CDS encoding DUF1738 domain-containing protein, yielding MSRKEEKSRADIYARITDRIVADLERGVRPWTQPWTVADTAGRITRPLRYNGQPYSGVNVILLWSEAVARGFTSPTWMTFKQAAELGGHVRKGETGSVVVYASRFTKTETDGNGDEVERDVPFLKAYTVFCVDQIDGLPEHYYGRPATVSTPIERNAHADAFFANTGAVVRHGGIMAFYAPSSDHIQMPPLESFRDAESYVAVRAHETVHWTAPSHRVNRDLSRYGKDRSERAREELIAELGSCFLCADLGIVPELEPRPDHASYLASWMEVMSNEKRFIFAAAAHAQRAVAYLHGLQPKAFEVGEAA